In Colletotrichum higginsianum IMI 349063 chromosome 1, whole genome shotgun sequence, one genomic interval encodes:
- a CDS encoding Ankyrin repeat protein — MSDPRDYTVGWICAIPAEFAAARAFLDEQHPGPEAVAQNDNNTYALGSMGKHKVVIAVMPKKEYGIAAAATVARNMVHSFPNISIGLMVGVGGGAPSQHHDIRLGDVVVSTRQAGNSGVIQFDYGKAIQNQGFVETGSLSHPPSALLNAVAGLETDYLMKGSELTIKVNRVLDQWKRLRKTHSRPPASTDQLYRSDFVHPRNSTAACGQECIPDIHNVVPRHERGEEEDDPAVHYGLIASANQVMKNAEIRDRLSKEKGVLCFEMEAAGLMNRFPCLVVRGICDYSDTHKNKAWQGFAAMSAAAYAKDLLQKVSPDKIRAEKRIKEILEAMEGSLACIKSTTGDIKTQFAAMGSRNQHQKVNKWLSPPDTFTNYSQARECRHKGTGTWFLESQAFTEWKHGLRRQLWLYGMSGSGKTVLSTTILDNLTETGEFVTLSFFFDFSNVNKQKPDDVCRSLAFQLYTKREESRKQLDSLLASHDDGQKQPTTQALSQCLQEMMQSTGRLCILLDALDECVKRTELLKWIQDFIFSPDLTCVQLIATSRPEEEFIRETRNWNDLSTCVRLEKESVNVDIQSYMETRLATSKEFSRWASTPSILQQIRDEVGRKADGM, encoded by the exons ATGTCGGATCCTCGAGACTACACTGTTGGTTGGATCTGCGCTATTCCTGCAGAGTTCGCTGCTGCCCGCGCTTTTCTTGATGAACAACATCCAGGGCCTGAAGCAGTCGCGCAAAATGATAATAACACCTACGCGCTGGGTAGTATGGGAAAACACAAGGTTGTTATAGCTGTTATGCCCAAGAAGGAGTACGGTATAGCTGCAGCTGCCACAGTAGCAAGGAATATGGTCCACAGCTTTCCAAACATCTCCATCGGATTGATGGTTGGCGTCGGTGGAGGAGCTCCTAGCCAACATCACGACATCCGCTTAGGTGACGTCGTTGTTAGCACTCGCCAAGCTGGCAACAGCGGTGTGATACAGTTTGACTACGGAAAAGCAATACAGAACCAGGGGTTTGTCGAAACCGGGAGCCTGAGCCACCCCCCATCGGCATTGTTGAACGCAGTTGCCGGACTTGAGACTGACTACCTGATGAAGGGTTCTGAACTCACCATCAAGGTGAACAGGGTGTTGGATCAATGGAAGAGACTGCGCAAAACACACTCTCGCCCGCCTGCAAGCACGGATCAGTTATACAGATCGGACTTTGTACATCCTCGCAACTCAACAGCAGCTTGCGGCCAAGAGTGTATACCCGACATCCACAACGTGGTCCCTCGACATGAGCggggcgaagaggaagacgacccAGCTGTCCACTACGGACTGATTGCTTCTGCAAATCAGGTAATGAAGAATGCCGAGATTCGTGATAGGCTTTCAAAAGAAAAGGGCGTTCTTTGCTTCGAGATGGAAGCTGCAGGGTTGATGAACCGTTTCCCTTGCCTTGTTGTGCGAGGTATATGTGATTACTCTGACACACACAAGAATAAGGCATGGCAGGGCTTTGCGGCCATGTCCGCAGCAGCATATGCAAAGGACCTGCTTCAAAAAGTCTCGCCTGACAAGATCAGGGCCGAGAAGAGAATTAAAGAGATCCTGGAAGCCA TGGAAGGGTCTTTGGCTTGCATCAAGTCAACAACAGGAGATATCAAGACTCAATTCGCCGCCATGGGTTCCAGAAACCAGCATCAGAAAGTCAACAAATGGCTTTCACCCCCTGATACTTTCACCAATTACAGCCAAGCGAGAGAATGCCGTCACAAGGGGACTGGAACGTGGTTTCTCGAAAGCCAAGCCTTCACGGAATGGAAACATGGACTACGACGACAACTTTGGCTTTATGGGATGTCCGGCAGTGGCAAGACTGTTCTCAGCACCACTATCCTCGACAATTTGACTGAGACTGGCGAATTTGTTACACTGAGTTTCTTTTTCGACTTCAGCAATGTCAACAAACAGAAGCCAGACGACGTGTGCCGGTCTCTCGCATTCCAGCTGTATACCAAGCGGGAAGAATCAAGAAAGCAGCTTGACAGTCTCCTGGCATCCCATGACGACGGACAAAAACAGCCGACAACACAGGCCTTATCTCAGTGCCTTCAAGAGATGATGCAGTCCACTGGGAGGCTGTGCATCTTGCTTGATGCTCTGGACGAGTGTGTTAAGAGGACCGAGTTGTTGAAATGGATTCAGGACTTCATATTCAGCCCTGACCTCACCTGCGTCCAACTCATCGCCACTAGCCGACCTGAGGAGGAGTTTATACGGGAAACACGCAATTGGAACGACTTGAGTACTTGCGTTCGGCTTGAAAAAGAGTCGGTGAATGTAGATATCCAGTCCTACATGGAGACCAGGCTCGCAACAAGCAAAGAGTTTAGCAGGTGGGCCTCGACACCGTCAATACTACAACAGATCCGGGATGAAGTCGGAAGAAAGGCAGATGGAATGTAA
- a CDS encoding Polysaccharide lyase family 3 — protein sequence MRVTALLTLLPALAHSAAIERRQQGDGAAGGADATQGDLGERPPPRFPFPITKFPVAKETVVLTSAMYILPGQVFDGGMKRYERVEGSCSEQAEGTDADAVFNLLPGSTIRNVIIGKHQSEGIHALGDAWVENVWWEDVCEDALTSKGLNTQLRVIGGGARNATDKIFQDNSLGGKYNITGFYADGFGTFYQSCGNCLNQSKRNATIQNVVAIGGNRMGIINPNYGDEIRIKNTQLKDLKVMVDKEIANNVQTVPYTIGTGPDEKYALYNLTRDAITEWDGTVTNAYEPEEPYEWLETYWPDGFN from the exons ATGAGGGTCACCGCTCTCCTcactcttcttcctgcccTGGCACACTCTGCCGCCATCGAGCGTCGCCAGCAAGGCGATGGAGCCGCCGGTGGTGCCGATGCGACTcagggcgacctcggcgaacGACCCCCTCCGCGATTCCCGTTTCCCATCACGAAGTTCCCCGTCGCCAAAGAGACCGTTGTCCTTACCTCAGCCATGTACATCCTTCCCGGCCAGGTCTTCGATGGCGGCATGAAGCGCTACGAGCGCGTTGAGGGCAGCTgcagcgagcaggccg AGGGAACCGACGCCGATGCTGTATTCAACCTCCTTCCCGGTTCTACCATCCGCAATGTCATCATTGGCAAGCATCAGTCCGAGGGCATCCACGCATTGGGTGATGCCTGGGTAGAGAACG TGTGGTGGGAGGATGTTTGTGAAGATGCCCTTACATCGAAGGGCTTGAACACTCAACTGAGGGTCATTGGCGGAGGAGCTCGCAATGCGACCGACAAG ATCTTCCAGGACAACTCTTTGGGTGGAAAATACAACATCACCGGCTTCTACGCCGATGGCTTCGGA ACATTTTACCAAAGCTGTGGCAATTGCCTGAACCAGTCCAAGCGCAATGCGACGATTCAGAACGTTGTGGCGATTGGAGGCAACAGAATGGGCATC ATCAATCCCAACTACGGAGACGAGATCAGAATCAAGAACACTCAGCTGAAGGACCTCAAGGTTATGGTCGACAAGGAGATCGCCAACAACGTGCAAACCGTTCCCTACACGATCGGCACCGGACCCGACGAGAAGTACGCGCTCTACAACCTGACCAGAGATGCGATCACCGAGTGGGACGGAACTGTCACGAATGCCTACGAGCCTGAAGAGCCGTACGAGTGGCTCGAGACCTACTGGCCCGATGGTTTCAACTGA
- a CDS encoding Hsp70 family protein gives MWLFEIVNKIKNVDSKLSDLCKEVEQLTNLLTSVEKTVKQCQSQVLTLAHLDQHMWEQINTTLADCQCNIDGLDRLVMKLMSQYDPEAKAFARLLKKPSLHFHFVVHKDEIQDYTTKIVKSNYAMQTTLAVVSVSLNFRTTVSQEAIFQELERLNKLIQKSFEAAERREVVPDPSSLRQSMNLQSLARAAKRFHTVTTTTASTAYGAGERRPSTIFGGSESGDLTEVRIAEIEQWRKFNQLSVVDESTEDSMTEVSLSSGHRDTSTIITTPDTETFPRGQPKPAKQPAAVVDDSDDDSDVELDFLRNSEELAYERFVSKDYSKAEKFLRMAVERLTGDAAGASNFRQLKLQLALCCCLQDKWNHAAGILDSLPKARPADNLPVLDLLQAISIAHLEEGNLEDAYNTCKTVLQGKKKVFGRESQQYYGCLWLFASIHDKRGPEHALEAETVRHSIPRGWTPTIRDVLSSPKRFILDQEDLVQSIFAGRGGGGGGGQEPQPSPSPAAPQQAVDDESISNSELEARVDFSGHWQTLLLKEPANGLLRAQREEGRGASSIGETDTGKEMVVDTGRDEVVQNVPGITFNLLPDSRRTFNTDNHGPGNQFGGSSAGFPDWRTQHEHLATSQQGLQYTQAMPSLRPVSPKRHHHSRSEEINTPVWRSVIHPTDDSQQLPMRSVSQRLPPTPSVLLENTGGILRSHSQQSRPFSRLDMGAVRSTPDLSSNYNDEVRPDVLNQRTESAPAHLSLGHTKSVNRPVGHSRLIDKVQQAQARSTGVRERPSQATQPSGHGYHQQSYLQSLTQPEAAGGIVEDEFYSTLEVVTPSDTATYANNTAPWSPSSLLSPTSSSGHQLRRFRSNASMQSNSSRRTRWTVQKDIGNIGQPRPSVDQSQFLPLSTSSSNSGLGFVGVSFGVASDGSVAVRTGHDEVSICQMPARPAKHEASVQSPTSGMRGFIRKANMYSSRKPSPLADTSGFTVDSSSPRDLLNDFGTLGDTSRLIPDERELLARQQAATAQIEAEVANILCRGQSIAASGTFNSLRLEALVYVLPDLLDRTSRELWTKALEEAPLLQHAKVIPQSYAIVQYYLLTSGQLALDHTDPSKFETVAVVLNCEEKLVDCTPYSLEAVSGDLVEIHDLQSSYMAEIAGHGHAQAQFAKLVIDQLRIYERELSRKFDAAAIHEIVKSCCDQFNDKILPGFDSDGKDWTVEFEIPSAIPGFQHGRLKFANSEIMRCFMQSVSMIQKMLADTVTQLSTRREYSTHILLAGSYSKSKYLLSRLDNTMRELRQPGFGPVTLLTTAEYDDVCALGALSHAMGC, from the exons ATGTGGCTATTCGAAATCGTCAACAAGATCAAGAATGTCGACAGCAAGTTGTCCGACCTGTGCAAGGAGGTGGAACAGCTCACCAATCTGCTCACGTCGGTGGAGAAGACGGTCAAGCAATGCCAGTCCCAGGTCTTGACGCTGGCGCACCTCGACCAGCACATGTGGGAGCAGATCAACACAACCCTGGCCGACTGCCAGTGCAACattgacggcctcgaccgGCTCGTCATGAAGCTGATGAGCCAATACGACCCCGAGGCGAAAGCCTTTGCGAGGTTGCTGAAGAAGCCGAGCCTGCACTTCCACTTCGTTGTCCACAAGGACGAAATCCAAGATTACACAACCAAAATAGTCAAGTCCAACTATGCTATGCAAACGACCCTGGCCGTAGTCAGCGT TTCGTTGAATTTCCGGACAACCGTCTCGCAGGAGGCTATTTTTCAGGAGTTGGAAAGACTGAACAAGCTGATTCAAAAGTCCTTTGAAGCGGCCGAGCGACGAGAAGTAGTCCCCGACCCGTCTTCGCTGCGACAGAGCATGAACCTCCAAAGCCTCGCCAGGGCCGCCAAACGCTTCCACACGGTCACGACCACGACCGCCAGCACCGCCTATGGAGCCGGCGAACGCAGGCCCTCGACCATCTTTGGAGGGAGCGAGAGCGGGGACTTGACCGAGGTCCGgatcgccgagatcgagcaGTGGAGGAAATTCAACCAGCTCTCTGTCGTCGACGAGTCCACGGAAGACAGCATGACGGAGGTGTCGCTTTCATCGGGCCACAGAGACACCTCGACCATCATAACAACCCCGGACACCGAGACGTTTCCGCGAGGCCAGCCGAAGCCAGCCAAGCAGCCTGCCGCAGTCGTGGACGACAGTGACGACGACtccgacgtcgagctcgacttCCTCCGGAACTCGGAAGAGTTGGCTTACGAGCGGTTCGTTTCGAAGGACTacagcaaggccgagaagtTCTTGCGGATGGCCGTGGAACGCTTGacgggcgacgccgccggagCCTCCAACTTCAGGCAGCTCAAGCTCCAGTTGGCCCTCTGCTGCTGTCTGCAAGACAAATGGAACCACGCCGCGGGCATCCTCGACTCGCTGCCCAAGGCCAGGCCGGCCGACAACCTGCCCGTCCTCGATCTCCTGCAGGCCATCAGCATCGCGCACCTGGAGGAAGGAAACCTGGAGGACGCCTACAACACCTGCAAGACCGTGCTGcaggggaagaagaaggtgtTTGGGCGGGAGAGCCAACAGTACTACGGGTGCCTGTGGCTCTTCGCGTCGATCCACGACAAGCGGGGCCCGGAACATGCTCTAGAGGCCGAGACCGTGCGGCACTCGATCCCCCGGGGGTGGACTCCGACCATCCGGGACGTCCTTTCGTCCCCCAAACGATTCATCTTGGACCAAGAGGATCTGGTACAGTCCATCTTCGccggccggggcggcggcggcggcggcggccaagagCCCCAACCATCTCCCTCACCTGCTGCTCCACAACAAGCTGTGGACGACGAGTCGATCAGCAACTCAGAGCTCGAAGCAAGAGTAGACTTCTCCGGACACTGGCAAACGCTTCTGCTAAAAGAGCCAGCCAACGGTCTTTTGCGGGCCCAACGggaagaagggagaggggCGTCGTCGATCGGGGAGACGGACACCGGAAAGGAAATGGTCGTGGACACTGGGAGGGACGAGGTCGTTCAGAACGTCCCGGGGATCACATTCAACTTGTTGCCCGATTCGAGACGGACCTTCAACACAGATAATCATGGTCCCGGGAATCAGTTTGGCGGCAGCTCTGCAGGGTTTCCAGATTGGAGGACACAGCATGAACACCTCGCGACTTCACAGCAGGGCCTCCAGTACACTCAAGCCATGCCGTCTCTGCGTCCCGTCTCCCCCAAAAGGCATCACCATAGCCGCTCCGAGGAAATAAACACGCCCGTGTGGAGATCTGTCATTCACCCGACAGATGACTCTCAACAGTTACCGATGCGTAGCGTCTCACAACGGCTACCGCCGACCCCCAGTGTCCTCTTGGAGAACACAGGCGGTATCCTTCGGAGCCATTCTCAGCAGAGCCGACCCTTCTCGCGACTGGACATGGGGGCTGTTCGATCAACGCCGGATCTGTCGTCAAACTACAATGATGAAGTTCGCCCGGATGTGTTGAATCAGAGGACGGAGTCGGCCCCAGCCCATCTTTCCCTTGGTCACACAAAGTCCGTCAACCGCCCAGTGGGCCACAGTCGCCTCATTGACAAGGTAcagcaggcccaggcccgATCGACGGGTGTTCGAGAGAGGCCATCACAAGCAACTCAACCGAGCGGGCACGGCTATCACCAACAGAGCTATCTCCAATCTTTGACTCAGCCTGAGGCTGCGGGAGGAATAGTCGAGGACGAGTTTTACTCGACTCTCGAAGTGGTGACTCCAAGCGACACAGCCACATACGCGAACAACACTGCCCCATGGTCCCCGTCGTCTCTACTGTCaccaacgtcgtcgagcggCCACCAACTCCGACGCTTCAGGTCCAACGCCAGCATGCAGAGCAACTCAAGCCGCCGCACACGCTGGACCGTTCAGAAGGACATTGGGAACATCGGCCAGCCGCGGCCATCCGTGGACCAGAGCCAGTTTCTGCCATTGTCGACGTCTTCGTCAAACTCTGGACTAGGCTTCGTGGGCGTTTCGTTCGGTGTCGCCTCGGACGGCTCCGTTGCCGTGAGAACTGGGCACGACGAAGTCAGCATATGTCAGATGCCC GCTCGTCCGGCCAAGCACGAAGCAAGCGTGCAATCTCCCACTTCCGGCATGCGAGGCTTCATCCGCAAGGCGAATATGTACTCCAGTCGCAAACCCTCTCCGCTCGCGGACACTTCAGGGTTCACCGTCGACTCGTCGTCACCACGAGACTTGCTCAACGATTTCGGTACACTCGGAGACACGTCCCGGCTCATTCCAGACGAAAGGGAACTCCTCGCGAGACAACAGGCGGCAACAGCACAGATCGAAGCAGAGGTGGCAAACATACTGTGCCGCGGGCAGTCGATCGCCGCCTCTGGGACCTTCAACTCTCTCAGGCTGGAGGCGCTGGTGTACGTCTTGCCGGATCTGCTCGATCGTACGTCGCGGGAGCTCTGGACGAAGGCGCTGGAGGAGGCTCCGCTATTGCAACATGCCAAGGTCATCCCGCAATCGTACGCCATCGTGCAGTACTACCTCCTCACCTCTGGGCAGCTGGCCCTGGATCACACAGACCCTAGCAAATTCgagaccgtcgccgtcgtcctcaactgcgaggagaagctcgtcgaCTGCACGCCGTACAGCCTGGAAGCTGTCTCGGGCGATCTTGTCGAGATACACGATCTCCAATCGTCGTACATGGCAGAAATAGCCGG CCACGGTCACGCCCAGGCCCAGTTTGCGAAGCTCGTGATCGATCAACTCAGGATTTACGAGCGCGAGTTATCACGCAAGTTCGATGCCGCCGCGATTCACGAGATCGTAAAGTCCTGCTGCGACCAGTTCAACGACAAGATCCTGCCCGGCTTCGACAGCGACGGAAAGGACTGGACCGTCGAGTTCGAGATCCCGTCGGCCATCCCCGGCTTCCAGCACGGGCGGCTCAAGTTCGCCAACTCTGAAATCATGCGCTGCTTCATGCAGAGCGTCTCCATGATCCAGAAGATGCTCGCTGACACCGTAACACAACTgtcgacgagaagagaaTATTCTACG CATATTCTTCTCGCCGGCTCCTACTCGAAATCAAAGTATCTCCTGAGTCGTCTCGACAACACCATGCGTGAACTTCGGCAGCCAGGCTTCGGCCCGGTGACATTGCTGACAACGGCAGAGTACGATGATGTTTGTGCTTTAGGAGCTCTGTCACATGCTATGGGCTGTTGA